From the genome of Gemmatimonadaceae bacterium:
TGATCGTCGCCGTGTACTTCGACGAATCCGAGAAGAACGCCTCTTCGGCCGTCACGAGGTTACGCAGATCCGACTTCATGGCGGTGATGTACGCCTTCGACTTCGTGTTCGCGAACTTCGGGATCGCGATCGCGGCCAGAATGCCGATGATCACGACGACGATCAGGAGCTCGATGAGCGTGAAACCCTTGCGGAGCTTGAGCATGTGTGGAGTCCCGTGAAGTAGGGGAGAAAGGGGCGTTGGTGGGAAGTATCGGCCGCCATTAAGGCAACGCCCGGACCGAACTGCACTAAACATCATAACTAGCAATGCAACAAGGACTTACAGTGTCAGCGCTGGCCGGAATTGGACGGATTCGATACCGCCTTTTGCACTGTCTGTGGCACTTTGCTAGGGACACCGACTAATGTCAGCGGACGATTCGCCACCCCGTTGTTCGCAATCCCTTTGTGCTCCGCCCCGCCCCTGGCCTCCGCGGCCTTCGACGAATCCGCAAGATGACGGATCGACTCGGCGGCCTTCACGCTGCCCCCCGCCTTGATGACGTCCCACGACGCCGCCTTCGCGTCGTCGTAGCGGCCCACGTTCAGCAAGCACACGGCGAGCGCGGTGTGGCCCAACGGAAAGGTCGGTTGGATTTTTTGAGCAAACTGGTATAACGGGATCGCCGGCTCGCACGCGCCGACCTGGCGATACTGCTCCGCCAGGTTGTACGACAGGAAAGGATCCAACGGGAACAGCGCGATCGCCTTGCGATATTCCTGCTCGCCAAGCCGCTTTCGCTTCTGCTCGAAATCCCACGCCGCGAGCATGTAGTGCGCGCGGTACGATCGAGGCGAATCCTGCACCGCGTGGTTGAAGAGC
Proteins encoded in this window:
- a CDS encoding prepilin-type N-terminal cleavage/methylation domain-containing protein, with the protein product MLKLRKGFTLIELLIVVVIIGILAAIAIPKFANTKSKAYITAMKSDLRNLVTAEEAFFSDSSKYTATI